From the genome of Pseudomonas putida:
ACAGGCCAGCGCCAGCAACGTCGCCACCCTCACCCAGCTGGACACCGCCAAGGTCCCGGTCGGCACCCTGCTGCAAGGCAAGGTCCTGACCAACCAGCCGTTGCCCCAGGCGGCGGGCGAAACAGCCGGCTTCCGCTCGCTGGTGAGCCTGCTCAACACTGCCCAGGCCGGCGCTACCCTGACCCTCGACAGCCCGCGCCCACTGCCGGTGGGCAGTCTGCTCAGCGCCTTGGTGCAGAGCGACCAGTCGCTGCGTTTCGTGCCGCTGAGCGGTCGCCAGGACCAACTCGACATCGCCCAGCAGTTGCTGACCCAGCAAGGCCGCCAGGCGTCGTTGCCGAGCCTGCTCAGCGGCCTGCAGCAGATCGCCAACAGCCCACAGGCCAACGGCGAGCTGCGCGCTGCGGCTACCAACCTGCTCGCCAACCTGCCGGATGCGCGCCAGCTCGGCAATGCCAAGACGCTCGCGCAGGCCCTGAACAACAGCGGCGCATTTCTTGAGGCCAAGCTGCTTGGGGGGCTTGGCGCCGGGGTAGCCACCGACCTCAAGGCACAGTTGGTGCGTTTGGTGTCGCTGGTGTCAGCCAACACCCCAGGCAGCCCCGCCATCGCCGCGAGCACCCTGGCCCAGAGCTTGCCAGCCATGGCCCGCAGTGCCCTGGGGCTGCTCGACCGGGTCAGCCCCCGGCAGCAGCCAGGCGCGTTCCCGCTGCCCACGCGGCTGCTGCAGGCACTGGAGGACGAAGGTGACCTGCAACAATTGCTGCGCCTGGCCAGCGCGGCCATTTCGCGCTTGCAAAGCCATGCCCTGAGCAGCCTGCAGCAGTCCGGCACGCTGGAGAACGGCAACCTGCAGACCACCTGGCAAACCGAGATCCCGGTGCGCCATGGGCAGGACTTCATCCCCCTGCAGGCCAAACTGCAGCGCGAAGAAACCCCGGAGCAACAGGCCGACCGCCAATCCGGGCAGCAAGACCCGT
Proteins encoded in this window:
- a CDS encoding flagellar hook-length control protein FliK, producing MTEINSVGAQATLNPQVIKAALTSELLSLTQAQPGLLKPGETAQAEVLTLRQNGNEFLLVLRLAQANGTLTQVQATSSQPIPQGSQVTVSQPESNRLAVLVQQASASNVATLTQLDTAKVPVGTLLQGKVLTNQPLPQAAGETAGFRSLVSLLNTAQAGATLTLDSPRPLPVGSLLSALVQSDQSLRFVPLSGRQDQLDIAQQLLTQQGRQASLPSLLSGLQQIANSPQANGELRAAATNLLANLPDARQLGNAKTLAQALNNSGAFLEAKLLGGLGAGVATDLKAQLVRLVSLVSANTPGSPAIAASTLAQSLPAMARSALGLLDRVSPRQQPGAFPLPTRLLQALEDEGDLQQLLRLASAAISRLQSHALSSLQQSGTLENGNLQTTWQTEIPVRHGQDFIPLQAKLQREETPEQQADRQSGQQDPLLARWRIELAFDLAPLGPLQVQAQLNQGRLSGQLWAEREPTARLIDRHLGSLRERLLDRGLEVGDLECHPGIPPQGPRTRVEQRWVDENA